The genomic window CACGAAACCGGACCACGTGGGTGACGAGGAGGACCCGCGCCGGGATACCGGCGACGACGACGAGACGGTCGAAGTCGACGTCTCCGATACGGCCATGGCCGAGGAGACCAGCGAGGCGACGGGTCCCGACCCCGAACAGGCCCAGCCCTCCCAGACCGACGCGATCGAACCCGAGGAGACGCCCGAGGCGGACGCCTCGGACATGAAGGTCGAACCGGGCGAGGAAGCCGACAGCGTGACCGACGAGGACGACGAGACCGAAGACGACGAGGACCGGTAACGCGACCGCGCCGGCGACGACCTCTGCGGAACACGATCGCGTTCGGCCGCGCTCGCTCGAGACCGACGACCGGCTGTCGGATCTCTCGAGTGCGTGTTCCCCTCCCGTGTGCCGGCTACGGGCGCCGACGCTCTCGCGTCGCGTCCTCGCGCGCCGATCGCTGGGCGGACTGCCAGCCGGAGAGGAGGAGAGCCGGGAGGGCGACCGCCGCGAGCGCGAGCAGCGCGCCGCCGACGGCCGTCCAGCGGGTAACGCGGCTCGGGTCGAACCGCGCGAGAGCGGTGACCTCGAGGACGATCACCGCCGCGACGGGGACGCCGAGAACGGCGAGTCCCAGCGCGGCGTACTCGAGGCGCCGGGAGCCCTGCGTTGTCATACGGAGTGAACGGCGTCCGTTCACAATGAGTCGTTCGAATCGCGGAGCGCGTCCCTCACGGGATTACACACAACGCCATCATATTTCGCGATCCGAAAAGCGATATTCCGAATCCCATAAGTCCCCTCGATACGAACGGGCGACTATGCAATACCAGGAACTCGGCGACTCCGGCGTCGAGGTCAGCGAAGTCGGTTTCGGCGCGTGGGTCGTCGGCACCGACTGGTGGGGCGACCGCTCGGAAGACGACGCCATCGAGATGATCCAGTACGCCGTCGACCAGGGGATCACCTACTTCGACACCGGCGACGTCTACGGTCACGGCCGCAGCGAGGAGTTGCTGGGCGAGGCCCTCTCGGAGGTCCGCGACGAGGTCACGATCGCCACCAAGGTCGGCTACGACTTCTACGACAACCCGCAGGCCGGCCACGGCGAACTGCCGAAGGAGATGGACCCCGAGTACCTCCGGGACGCCGTCGAGCAGAGCCTCGATCGGCTCGGCGTCGACTCCGTCGACGTCCTCCAGTTGCACAACGCCGACGTCGACGAGATCACGCCCGACGTGCTCGAACTCTTAGACGAACTCGAGGCGGAGGGGACGATCGACGCGACCGGCCTCGCGCTCGGGCCCTCGATCGGCTGGCTCGCGGAGGGCGACCTCGCCATCGAGGAGGAGTTCGACTCCGTCCAGCTGGTCTGGAACATGCTCGAGCAGGAGGTCGGCAACCACTTCCTCGAGACGATCGAGCGCACGGGCTCGTCGACGAGCCTGATCCCCCGCGTTCCCCACTCCTCGGGGATCCTCAACGAGCAGGTCACGCCCGACACCGAACTCGGCGAGGGCGACCACCGCGGCTTCCGTCCCGACGAGTGGTACGAGACCGGCTGGGAGAAACTCGAGCAACTGCGCTTCCTCGAGCGCGACGGGGAGCGCACGATGGGGCAGGCGTCGATCGCGTGGCTCCTGAGCCACGACTCCGTCGCGACCGTCACGCCGACCTTCCGGACGAAAGACGACATCGACGAGTGGGCCGCCGCCAGCGACGTGCCGAAGCTCTCCGACGAGGAACTGGCCCGCGTCGAGGAACTGTACGAGAACGACTTCGACATCGACCGCGACGACGGCATGGACTCGCTTCGCTCGTCGGTCGACGGCGAAGACATCGAGTCGGCCGGTCTGGACAAGCTGGCAGCTGACTGAGCCCGAACGTCCCGACGCGCGTCCGTCTCGCTTCCCGGCCGTTCGAGCCGGCGTCGAATCACTCCCGATCGGTGTTCGTCAGTCTGAACTCGAGTTCGAGCTTCCCCTCCGTTTTCACGTTGACGCCCCCGAGTTCGTCCGAGAGCTGGTCGCGCGCTCGAGAGCTGGGTTCGACGGTGACCGAGACGCTGTTGCTGTTGGCGTTGTACGCGATGTTGCCGACCGTGACGTCGAACGAGAAGAGGTCGGGGACGTCCTCCCTGAGACGGTCGCGGACGTCGTCGACCTCCGACCGCACGTCTGCCATCTCGTCGTTGAGCGTCGACATCGACGGGAGTAGTGCGTGCGAGCTGTTAACGATTCACCTTGAATGTTCCCCTCGAGTCGTTATCCTCGGCGCAACGGGACCGTCAGGAGGGCATCCGGAGGGCGTAGAGGATCGCGACCAGCCCCGACAGCTGACTGAGTTGGCTGAGGACGGCGACCGTCGTCTCCGAGAGGAACGGGATCGCGACGTAGAGCACGACCAGCAGGAACGGCACGGCGAGCGCGAGAGCGAAGCCGACGGCGATGACCAGCATCGGTCGGCTGTCGTTGCGCCGGTAGCCGCGGTAGGCCTGGTACGCGATGAACAGCCCGATGAGGGCGCTCAGGACGTCGGTCGCCTGAACGAACGTCACGAGCCACTCCGCGGCCGTCGACTCCCAGAGCTGCAGCGGTAGCGACTGCACGCTAGATCCCCTCGATGAGATCCGTGAACCGGTCCGCGATGTCCGTCCGGCGGTCGATCCGAAGCGTCAACCCGTCGTCCTCGAGGTCGATCGTGATCCGCTCCAAGTTCGTCGCGTAGACGGTCCGGTGGTGACCGCCGTCGGGATCGGGTTTCGTTCGCTCGACGAGGAGCCCGCACTCGCGGAGGTCGTCGAGCCGCCGGTACACCGTCGGTTTGGACGCGTCACAGCGGTCGCTCAAGGTGGTCGCTGACATGGGTTCCTGGCTCGTCTGGGTGAGGATCGTGCGCACCGTCGGGTCCTCCAGCAGGGCCCCGATCGTCTCGACGTCCGGCTCCTCACTCACGGTAGGGACGTCTACCGAGAACTGACATAAAGGGGTTTTCACGACTGCAGCGGCTGCAGTCGTTCTCGCGGCTCTTTCGTGACCGAACGCGTCGGTACTCGTATGTCGCCATCGACTCGAGCGACCGACGATCGAACCGGCCCGGCGATCCCGTCCCGCGTCGCGACCTGGCTGTGGACCCGAGTGGCGGGCTCGAGCCCGCTCCGGCCGACCGCAGGCGGCGGACTCGCGCTCGTCGTCGCCAGCGCCGCAGTGAGCCTCGCCGCGTCCGGCCTCCTCGAGGGGACGATGCGAATCCGCTGGAGCGTCGGCACCTACTACGGCCCGGAGCACGCGCCGACGACGCTCGTCCTCGCCGCGTTTCCGATCCTCGTCGCCGTCGCGGTCGGCGCGTTCCGCGGACTCGTGGCCGGCCTCGAGCGCCTCGAGGAGTTCGACGGGAACCGGGGGTACTACGAACTGGCGGCGCTGGTGGTTCTCCTGTCGCTACTGCTCACCCAGATCGCACTCGTCGTCGCGAACCTGTGGTGAGCGGCGGCGGTGGAGCGTGACAGCGCCTACCGTTTCGCGTCCGCCGCGAGACGGTCGCGGTGCTCGGCCTCGAGCCACGCCTTCCACGTGGTCGTTCCGACGGTCCGATCCGGACAGCAGGCCGCGCCGGATCGGAAGCCGGCGGCGACTTTTCCCGGCAGCGGGAGTCGGACGATCGGCCGTCGGAGTCCCCGAACGTCGCGGTAGGTTTCCGCGAGATCGCGGACGGTCAGGATCTCGGGCCCGCCGACGGCCGGCGCCCGTCCGCCCGCCTCCGACGTCGCGTAGTCGGCGATCGCCGCTGCCGCCTCGTCGACGGCGATCGGCTGGAGGCGAATCCCGGTCGGGAGCGGCCAGATCGGCACGCGCGCGATCGTCTCGAGGACGTCGCGGACGAACGAGTGGAACTGGGTCGCCCGCACGATGGTCGACGGGACGGGGCTCTCCGCGACGGCCCGTTCGGCCGTCAGCTTGCGCTCGTAGTACGAGTAGGGAATCTCGTCGACGCCGACGATCGAGACGTAGACGAAATTCGAGACGCCGGCGTCGGCCGCCGCCTCGAGCAGCCGTTCGGTGCCGCGGACGTCGACCGCCTCGGTGTCGCCTTGCGGCGCGGTCGCGGCGTGGACGACCACGTCGACGTCCGCCACGGCGTCGCGGATTCCCGTTCCGTCGATCAGATCCATCGCGGCCCACTCCACGTCCGTCCCGCCGCCCGTCGGCGGCGATCGACTCGCCGCGACCACTCCGTGGCCCGCGTCGCGCAGGCGCGGTCGCAACGCCGATCCCAGCGTCCCGGTCGCGCCCGTCTGGAGCGTTCGACGAGTCATCGGTGTTACAGCTTCGATCGGCATCACCGAAATACGTGTGGGTCAGTCTCCCGTGCGTCGCCGGCCGCGAGCCGGTATATAACCCCCTCTATATCTGGGTACCCCCCCTATCCCCGACGCGGACGTACCGTTATCCGGAGGAACACGGCAATGAACACCTACGAGTTTACCTGTCCGGACTGTCGGCGAGCCATCCCGGTGACCGAACCGATGCGAGAGGCGACGCTGTCGAGCGGCTGTCCGGTGTGCGGGCGGTCCGTCTCCGGCGAACACTTCGCGGTTTGATACCGACGGGCACGACGATCGGAACGCGGTGATCGAGCGTTCGAGCGACGACAACGCCGTTTTCAACGGGAACGGTCGATCTGCGAGCGGTCCCGACCCTCGATTCGACGGATCTCGCGGTTCGGCGTCCCGAACGAACACGGAAGCCGGAGTTTTGATAGTCCGGACACCCAGAGGACCCAGTCGAATGCGTTTGCATACCACTCTCGAGCGGATCGGTGAGTTCACGAGCAAGTACTTCGTCCTCTGGGTGGTGATCGCGGCGCCGCTGGCGCTGTACGCGCCCGATCTCTTCACGCCGATCGCCCCGTACATCACGCCGCTGCTGGGGATCATCATGCTCGGCATGGGACTGACGCTGACCCCCGACGACTTCCGTCGGATCGTAGAGCGGCCCCGCGACGTCGCCGTCGGCGCACTGGCCCAGTGGCTCCTGATGCCGACGATCGCGTACGTCCTCGTCGTCGCGCTCGGCCTGTCGTGGGAGATCGGCCTCGGTCTGATCCTGGTCGGCGCGGCGCCCGGCGGGACGGCGTCGAACGTGATGACCTACCTCGGGCGCGGCGACGTCGCGCTGTCGGTGTCGATCACCACGGTGACGACGATCGCCGCGCCGGTGGTGATGCCGGCGTGGATCGTCCTGCTGGCCGGCGAGTCCATCTCGGTCACGTTCGCGGAGATGGCCGGATCGATCGTGCAGGTCGTCCTGTTGCCGGTCGTCGGCGGACTGGCGCTGCGCTACGTCCTCGACAGGCGCGCCCCGGCCGTCGCGAAGGCGGGGCTCTCCGTCTTCCCGGCGATCAGCGTGGTCGCGATCGTCGCGATCGTCGCGGCCGTCGTGGGGCTCAACGTCGAGACGATCCTCGAGGCCGGCGCGCTCGTCTTCCTCGCGGTCGTCCTGCACAACGGGCTCGGACTGGGCTCCGGCTACGCCGTCGGCCACGCGACGGGCATGGCCGAGGATCGGTCGCGGGCCTGCGCGTTCGAGGTCGGCCTCCAGAACAGCGGGCTCGCGGTCGCCCTCGCCACCGCGCACTTCAGCGCCGGCGCCGCGCTGATCCCGGCGCTGTTCAGCGTCTGGCACAACGTCTCCGGGCCGGCGCTGGCGACGCTCTTTACGCACCTCGACGATGACGAACCGGTCGAGGACGCCGACGCGACTATCGCGTCGGACTGAGATCCCAGACGTCCGTTTCGCTTCCCTCTCGATTTCGAATCGAACGTACAGTCACCTTAGTGTCTTTTAACGTACTATGGGGCAGGGTTTTTACGGGAGAACGGTGTGCAGTTTCGTATCATGACCGACGTAACGTACGTCCAGAAAGCGTGTGCGTACATCACCCGCGGGTCGGGTGAGCTGCTGGTCTTCGAGGGGCCGGGCCACGAGGGCCTCCAGATCCCGAAGGGGACCCTCGAGGCCGGCGAATCGCCTGCGGAGGCACTGTTCAGAGAGGTCGTCGAGGAAAGCGGTCTCGGAACGTTAAACGGAGCGACGAAGCTGACGACCGACGTCTGGACCCGCCGCGAGTCGCCGCCCAAGCGGTACATCCGGCACTTCTTCCACGCGACGGTCCACGAATCGCGCGATCGCTGGACACACACCGTCACCGACGGCGGCGGGGAACACGGCGCCGAGTTCGACTTTCGGTGGATCCAGCCGTCGACGGACCGCGAGTTCGCCCTCGATCTCGACGACTACGTCCATCTGCTGCCGTCCGACTCCGCGTCCGACGAGGGCGACGTCGCGAGCATCTCGGACTGAGTCGGCGTCTCCGGCGCTCGAGCGCCACCTCCGGCGATCCGTATCCGATCCGTCCTTACTTCGAGAGCGCCCGTTCGACGGCCGCCGCGACGCTCGTCGCTTTCTCGGCCAGTTCCTCGGAGACGTGGCCGTCGTCGACCGCGGCCTCGAGTTCGTCCGCGTCGACGGTCTCGACCGTCCCGTCGGCGCGGCGGATCACGTCGATGTAGAGATCGACGTACCGCGCCGTGTCCGGGAACAGTTCGACGGGCGTGCAGACGTTGACGTACGTTCCCTTCGCTGCCCCGGTTTCGTCCCTGTACGTCGTCGGATACCACCAGCGACCCTCGCGGAACTTCGTGACGGCGACGTCGCCCTCCTCCTTCGGAACGCCGAGCGCGTCGTAGCTGCCGCCGCCGCGCATCGACCGCTCGAGGGTGACCGAGCCGTCGGGGTCCCAGTCGGTCACCTCGCCGCGACCGAGCGAGATGAGCCGGCCGTCGGGCTTGCCGTGACCGATCTCGAGGCGGTCGCCGGTCGTCGGCCCGAACTGGCGGGAGACGGCGCCGAACGGGAATCCGTCGCCGTCGTCGCCGTCGCTCTCGACGGGCGAATCGCAGACGGCCTCCGCGAAGTCGACGGCCGCGCTCGCGGCCCGGTCGGCGGCCTTGGTCCGGTGGTGGCCCGCCATCGTCGTCTCGACCTCGCGGCGCACCCCGTCCAGTGCGAACCGCGACTCGCGGCCGAACCAGGTCCACGTCGTCGCCCGCGGCGCGGCGAGTCGGCCCGGTTCGCCCGGCGATTCCGGCGCGTCGGCGAGCGCGTCCTCGAGCGCCCGCGCGCGATCGACCGCCCGCTCGAGGGCGGTCCCCATCGCCTCGAGGTCGGCGTCGGCGGCCGCGCCCTGCCAGCGCACGCCCCAGTCGTCGGGAACGTCGACCGACAGGAGGTCGGTCATGCCGACGAGTTCGTCGGCCCGTTCGCCCCGGAGCGCCGCCGAGACGCCGGTGCGATCGCGCGAGAGGGTGACGAGGCCGTCCGCGACTTCGAGGGTCGGCTCGACGCGCGGGTCGTCGTCGGCCCACGGCGGCGCGGGCTCGGTGACCTGCACGCGGTAGCGGTTCCCCGCATCGACGTAGCCGTCGACGTCGTCGTAGTGGAGGTAGCCGCGTCGGCCGTCGCCGAGGTCGACCGTCGCACCGCCCCCGCCGCCGGCGTCGACGACCTCGCAGTCGAAGACCGCACCGCGAGGGACGTCGTCGCCCCAGCGGAAGCCATCGATCGCGAGGGACTCGAGTTCGCTCGCGACCGTCCCGACCGCGTCGGGTTCCCCCGAGAGTTCGACGCCCTGTCGGTCGCGGGTCGTCTCGATCGCCACGTCCGCCGGCGCGGCCTCGAACGAGGCGTCGAACCGCTCTCGGATGGGCTCGGAGGCCTGGACGACCTCGAGGTCGCGCTCGCGGAGCAACTGCGTGATCGCCGTGGTGTAGATGCCGCGGACGCGTCCCGTCGTCATCGCTGTCCCTCCGTCCGTCGGTCCCGGTCGGTCCCGCGATACGCTCGCGCACGGCGACCGCCGCAGGCGGTGACTCGCTCGTCCACTGGGATCACCGCAGCGTCTCGCGGTCCGGTGCGAATCGAACGCGGCCGTTGATCGTCGGTCCCAGCGTCAGTTCGACCGACTCGTCGGGCAGTACGCGGCCGTCCTCGACGTAGACGCCCCACGTGTCGAAGCGGAGCCAGCCCCGCATCTCGTCGGCGTGAGTCGTCAGATCGAGGTATTCGACGGTGTGTTCCGGATACTCCGAGGACGAGTGAGCCATGTCCATGTCGGAGTAGACGGTATCGTGCTCGTCGAAGAATTCCTCGAGGGCCGCCGCGTCGGCCGCGACGGCCTCGACGACCGCCTCCGAGGCGGCCCGGAGATCGTCGGTCTCGAGGCCGACGTCGCGAAGCGCCTGCTGGGTTCGCTGATCGAAGTGCATGAGCGCCGATTCGGGCGGGAGACCTTTGTGGATTCCGAGTCCGTGCGGGCTACTCGTCCCGCCGAAACCGGACCGTCGCTAGTCGTCGGCCGCGACGCCGTCGTCGGGCTCCGCGGACGGGGCCGTCGAAACGTCCTCCGACGGCTCCGAGGTCGCGTCCGCCGCTGTGTCGTCGTTCGGTTCGTCCGGTCCCGGCGGTGCCGTGTAGTGAATTCCGCGGCTGCCACTGTACATACTTGGCGACCATCGGTAGCACGCCCGGATAAGTACAGTCCTTATACAGTTCTTGATAGTTAATATCATACTAGGTGCAGGCGCCGCCGAACGCTTACCGGAGCGGCCGTCGTAGGACCGCCCATGGCACGCAGGCGCGATCCGGTCGAAGCGGCGAGCGAGGAGTCGACCGATCTGTACGACGTCTCGACGTGGGAGCCGCGATCGATCCTCGATCGATTCGCGTACGCGATCTATACGGGCATCAGCTACGGACTACAGACGATCGTTCTCGCGGTCGCGTTCGCGATCACGGTCGCGTTACTGGTCCAACCGGCGCTGCTCGTCGTCGAGGAGGGATCGGTCGTCATCGCCGTCTTCTTCGGGCTCTCGGTCGTTCCGGCGGCGATACTCGCGGCCTTCATCTGGTACTCGGACATCACGACGCACGAACCGCTCACGCTGCTCGTCGCGACCTTCGTCCTGGCCGTGCTCTTCGCGACGTTCGCGGCCGTCGTCAACTCCCTATTTAGTCCGAGCTTTCAGACGCTCGGATCCCTCGGCATGGTCCTCTTTTTCTACCTGATCGTCGGTCCCGTCGAGGAGACGGTGAAACTGCTCGCGATCCGGTTCTTCGCGTACCGGAGCGACGCGTTCGACGCCGTCATCGACGGCGCGGTCTACGGTGCCGTCGCCGGCCTCGGGTTCGCCGCGATCGAGAACACCCTCTACATTTCCGGTGCGATCGCCACGGCCGACACCGGGCTCCTCACCGTCGCGGCCGGGACCACGACCGTCCGGGCGCTCGTCGGCCCCGGTCACGTCATCTACTCGGCGATCGCGGGCTACTACCTCGGGCTCGCGAAGTTCAACCCCGAGCACGCCGGCTCGATCGTCACGAAGGGGCTGCTGATCGCCGCGTTCATCCACGGCACGTACAACGTCACGGTCGGCATCGTCCCCAACCTCGTGACGAGCGCCACCCCGCTTCCGTTCGGAGCGGCGTTCATCGGCTACGTCGTCCTGTTCGACCTCGCCATCGGCGCGTTCCTCTACCGGAAGATCGCCAGGTACCGCCGGGCCTTCCGCGCCGTCAGGGACGACACCGGACCGGATCCGCAGTCGGAACCGACCGAGTTCGATCCGCCCCAGCGCTGACGGACGCGATCTCGAGCGACGTTCTCGGCGCCTCGACCCGTCGGACCGCGCGGTCGGACGCGGCCCGCTGGTGCAGGCAGCATAGGCTTGCCTCGGAGAGCGCCATGGTCTCCCATGAGTGCCACGTTTACCGACGACGATCTCGAGAAAACCGTCGAGAACGAGTCCGGCGAGGTGATCGGGACCGTCGCGTCCGTCGAAGACGAGACCGCCCGCGTCGAACCCCGGGCCGGCCTCGTCGACTCGATCAAGGCCGCCCTCGGCTGGAGCGGGAGCCACGACGACACCGTCGCGATCCACGAGGACGCCGTCGACGAAATCTCGAGCGAGACGATCCGCCTCGAGACGGTCGCGGCGAGCGAGACGGCGGCCGAATCCGCGACGGACGAACCGGCGGGCGCCGATGCGACTCCATCGGCAGCGACCGAAGCCGACGACGCGACGGAACCGCGGGCTCGGGCGGACGACGAGCCCGCGAACGCCGCGGAACGCGATCCCGACACCGAACTCGCCGAGAACGCGGGCGGGGACACCCGCAGCGAAGCGGACCAACCGACGGGGAACGCGGCCGATCAGGTCGCCGAGTCCGACGACAGTGCTCCTGACGAGGAGCGCGACCGTTCCAGGTCCGGTAGCGCGTCGTCCGAGACGACGACACAACCCGCGAAGCCGTCCATGATCGACGATCCGGACGTGGACGAGCCGAGGGACGTTCCCGACGAACCGGAAATGGGTGAGCCGATGACTGCTCCCGACGAATCGGACGTGGACGAGCCGGAACCGGCTCCCTCCGAGCCGGATATGGGCGAACCGGTAAACACCCCCGACGATCCGGAGACGAGTGAGCCGAGAGACGCTCCCGACGGCTGGGAGTCGGACGATCCGATGGACGAATCCGGTGACAGCGATCTCTCCGACGGGACGGACGCGGCCGATACGTCGAGCGAGGCCGACGTGATCGTCGAACGAGACGAACGGGACGAAGCGACGGATCCGCGAGAAGGGGCCGTCGAAACGGACGACAGAGACGCCGACACGAGCGAGCGAGCTGCCGAAACAGATGAGACAGACGTCGATATGCCGGCGTCACCCGACGAACTGAGCGAGACTCGAGCCGGCGACTCGTCGGACGAGACGGACGAGACGGACGGCGCGGGCGTCCAGAACACGCCGGTCGGCGAGGCCAAGTCGGCGCCCGACCACGCCGAGATGGGGGCGCCGGTCGACGACGCCGAAACCGAGGAATCGGTCGACGATGCCGAGATCGAGGAACCGGTCGACGACGCCGAAACCGAGGAATCGGTCGACGACGCCGAAACCGAGGAACCGGTCGACGATGCCGAGATCGCGGAATCGGTCGACGATGCCGAGATCGAGGAACCGGTCGACGACGCCGAAACCGAGGAACCGGTCGACGATGGCGAGATCGAGGAATCGGTCGACGCCGACCGCGAAGCGGAGACCGAACCGACTGCGGCGTCGGCGGGGAGCGACACGAACGACGCGAGCGACGACGCGTCGGAATCGACGGCCGAGGAGACGGATCCGGCCGACGAACTGAATCCCGGCGTCGATCTCGAGGCCGTGGCGGAGTCGACTGACAGCGAGCGTTCCGAGGAACGAGGGCGGACGGAACGCGACTCGTCCGCGACCGACGGGGACGCCGATATCGCCGATGCGGTCGATACCGGCGTCGACCTCGAGTCGGCCGCGGAAGCGACCACTGGTGCCGACCGCGAGGGATCCTCGAGCGAAACCGAATCGATGGATCTCACCGACGCGGTCGACACCGGCGTCGATATCGAATCGGTCGCGACGGACGACGCGGCGTCGCGGACCGACGCCCGTCCGGAGACGGAACTGGATCCCGACGTCGACGCCCGTTCGGGTCCCGAGGCCGATCCGCGGCCGGAGACCGAACTCGAGTCGACGGAGTCGACGGTCGACGACGCGGCGCCTCGAGACGACTCGCTGACCGCGGACGAGCGGCAGTCGCAGGCGGACGTCGTTCCCGGCGTCGACATCGAATCCGCCGTCGACGCCGACGAGGACGCGAGTTCGGGTCCGGAGATCGATCCGGAGACGCTCGCCGGCCGAGAGACCGAGACCGAGCCGACGGACGGGACGGTCGCCAGAGAGCGCGTCGACGACGAGACGGACGTCGACGGCGCGGAGCCGGCGACAGCCGATCGGTCCGATCGATCGAGCTCGCCGTTTGCGGCCGCGATCGCGGCGCAGCGGGCCGCGATGACCGGCGGGCAAGAGCTGGTCAAGCAGGGTATCGCCGCCCAGCAGGCCGCCGCCCGATCCGCCGTCGAGACGCCGCTGCGCATGCAACAGCAGGGCCTCGAGGCGACGCAGGCGGCGACCAGCGGCTACTTCGATGTCGTCGGTGCGCTGCTGGGCGGTGGCGCTGGGTCCGATCGTGGCTCGTCCGAGTCGATGGACGAGATGGTTACCGAACTCGAGGACGCATCTGCCGAGCTTCCGGCCACCGAGTTCGAGCAACAGCTCGCGGTCCACCTCGAACTGCTCCGATCGATGCAGACGCAACTCGAAGAGACGGACGACGAGATCGACGACGACGAGATCGACGACGACGCGACCGACGACGACGCGACCGACGAGATCGCCGGCGACCTGCTCGAGCGACAGATCGCGATCCTCGAGGCGTGTCAGCAGCGGCTGACCGACGACTGAAGACGACCGTATCCGTCCCCGTTCGCGTCTTCGAACGGCGCGTGGCTGAAATGGGAGTCTCCGGCCAATCGCGGCAACGGGGAATTGCCACCCCCTCCCCAGCCGATTCGCTCGCTTCATCTGCTCACGGGCGCTGCGGGACGGCGAAGCCGTCCCGGCAGTCGCGGCGCATAGCGCCGCGCACTGCTCGTTCGCATGGTATGCGGGACCTCCGGTCCCGCACTACTCGCTCATCCCTCGCGCAGCGTCGGCGATCAGTTCTCGCTGTCGCTCACGGTTCACTCCGTTCACCGTTCGCCTCGCTCGAACGTGATCGACAGCGCGCGCCACCGCACTTAGCCCGCCAAAGCGACTGGACGAGCAGTGTCTACCGCGGTCACTCGAGAACGAATCGAGGACGGACCGGCCGTTCAGTCCGCGGAAATCTCGCAGCTGCCCTCGTAGCTGACGTCCTCGACCGATTCGATCTCGGGCTCGTCGCCACAGACCGGACAGGTCGGGTTCGACTGGATCGGGACTTCCTCGAAGGTCATGTCCATCGCGTCGTACATGAGCAGGCGGCCCTCGAGGAGGTCGCCCGTCCCGAGGACGTACTTGACGACCTCGGTGGCCTGAATGCAGCCGACGGTGCCGGGCAGGACGCCGAGGACGCCGGTCGTGGCGCAGTCGGGGACGGTGCCCGGCTCGGGCGCCTCGGGGAAGATACAGCGGTAACAGGGCGGGGAATCGTCTGTTCCCTCCCCGCGCTCGTTCGTGAACGTCGTGACCTGCCCCTCGAAGCGGTAGATCGCGCCGTGGGAGAGCGGCGTCCCGGTGAGGACGCAGTGGTCGTTGAGCAGATACCGGGTCCCGAAGTTGTCGCTGGCGTCGAGAACGACGTCGTAGTCGGCGACCAGTTCGCCGACGTTGGCCGCGGTGAGGCGGGTCTCGTGGGTGTCGACGTCGATGTCGGGGTTCAGCGCCGCGACGTAGTCGGCCGCGCTCTCGACCTTCGGGCGGCCGACGTCGCCGTCGCCGTGGACGATCTGGCGCTGCAGGTTCGATCGCTCGACGACGTCGTCGTCGACGATTCCCAGCCGGCCGATCCCCGCCGCCGCGAGGTACTGGATCGCCGGCGAGCCCAGCCCGCCCGCCCCCACGACGAGCACGCTGGCCTCGAGCAGCCGCTGTTGGCCCTCGGGACCGATCTCGTCCATGATCACGTGTCTCGAGTAGCGATCGAGTTGGGTCGCATCGAGGCGGAGGTCGCTCATGGCCGATAGTTGGGCCGAGACCGAGAAAAGTCCGCGGGTCGTCCCAGGGGCGCTGGACCGCCCATCGGACGACTCGAGCGTCGCAGTCGACCGTCGGTCATCGGTTCGGCGATGGTGTTCGGTGGTCGAGGCAGATCTAGGGGCCAACCCAATCGTTTAATACTGTGGCAGCCATTGACACACTTATGGCAACCTCACCCAATGACGGCGGTGACGACGTCATCGAC from Haloterrigena sp. KLK7 includes these protein-coding regions:
- a CDS encoding NAD(P)H-binding protein; protein product: MTRRTLQTGATGTLGSALRPRLRDAGHGVVAASRSPPTGGGTDVEWAAMDLIDGTGIRDAVADVDVVVHAATAPQGDTEAVDVRGTERLLEAAADAGVSNFVYVSIVGVDEIPYSYYERKLTAERAVAESPVPSTIVRATQFHSFVRDVLETIARVPIWPLPTGIRLQPIAVDEAAAAIADYATSEAGGRAPAVGGPEILTVRDLAETYRDVRGLRRPIVRLPLPGKVAAGFRSGAACCPDRTVGTTTWKAWLEAEHRDRLAADAKR
- a CDS encoding bile acid:sodium symporter family protein, with product MRLHTTLERIGEFTSKYFVLWVVIAAPLALYAPDLFTPIAPYITPLLGIIMLGMGLTLTPDDFRRIVERPRDVAVGALAQWLLMPTIAYVLVVALGLSWEIGLGLILVGAAPGGTASNVMTYLGRGDVALSVSITTVTTIAAPVVMPAWIVLLAGESISVTFAEMAGSIVQVVLLPVVGGLALRYVLDRRAPAVAKAGLSVFPAISVVAIVAIVAAVVGLNVETILEAGALVFLAVVLHNGLGLGSGYAVGHATGMAEDRSRACAFEVGLQNSGLAVALATAHFSAGAALIPALFSVWHNVSGPALATLFTHLDDDEPVEDADATIASD
- a CDS encoding winged helix-turn-helix domain-containing protein translates to MSEEPDVETIGALLEDPTVRTILTQTSQEPMSATTLSDRCDASKPTVYRRLDDLRECGLLVERTKPDPDGGHHRTVYATNLERITIDLEDDGLTLRIDRRTDIADRFTDLIEGI
- a CDS encoding NUDIX domain-containing protein, which codes for MTDVTYVQKACAYITRGSGELLVFEGPGHEGLQIPKGTLEAGESPAEALFREVVEESGLGTLNGATKLTTDVWTRRESPPKRYIRHFFHATVHESRDRWTHTVTDGGGEHGAEFDFRWIQPSTDREFALDLDDYVHLLPSDSASDEGDVASISD
- a CDS encoding zinc ribbon domain-containing protein, with protein sequence MNTYEFTCPDCRRAIPVTEPMREATLSSGCPVCGRSVSGEHFAV
- a CDS encoding DUF402 domain-containing protein → MTTGRVRGIYTTAITQLLRERDLEVVQASEPIRERFDASFEAAPADVAIETTRDRQGVELSGEPDAVGTVASELESLAIDGFRWGDDVPRGAVFDCEVVDAGGGGGATVDLGDGRRGYLHYDDVDGYVDAGNRYRVQVTEPAPPWADDDPRVEPTLEVADGLVTLSRDRTGVSAALRGERADELVGMTDLLSVDVPDDWGVRWQGAAADADLEAMGTALERAVDRARALEDALADAPESPGEPGRLAAPRATTWTWFGRESRFALDGVRREVETTMAGHHRTKAADRAASAAVDFAEAVCDSPVESDGDDGDGFPFGAVSRQFGPTTGDRLEIGHGKPDGRLISLGRGEVTDWDPDGSVTLERSMRGGGSYDALGVPKEEGDVAVTKFREGRWWYPTTYRDETGAAKGTYVNVCTPVELFPDTARYVDLYIDVIRRADGTVETVDADELEAAVDDGHVSEELAEKATSVAAAVERALSK
- a CDS encoding aldo/keto reductase → MQYQELGDSGVEVSEVGFGAWVVGTDWWGDRSEDDAIEMIQYAVDQGITYFDTGDVYGHGRSEELLGEALSEVRDEVTIATKVGYDFYDNPQAGHGELPKEMDPEYLRDAVEQSLDRLGVDSVDVLQLHNADVDEITPDVLELLDELEAEGTIDATGLALGPSIGWLAEGDLAIEEEFDSVQLVWNMLEQEVGNHFLETIERTGSSTSLIPRVPHSSGILNEQVTPDTELGEGDHRGFRPDEWYETGWEKLEQLRFLERDGERTMGQASIAWLLSHDSVATVTPTFRTKDDIDEWAAASDVPKLSDEELARVEELYENDFDIDRDDGMDSLRSSVDGEDIESAGLDKLAAD